One stretch of Dokdonia sp. Hel_I_53 DNA includes these proteins:
- a CDS encoding choice-of-anchor B family protein — translation MKTKSSITFSVIIVLLLSISYPLYSQIPCENGFAGDYPCDRYGLQDHLTESDLGANFVNDSWGWTDETTGKEYALIGLNNGTAFIDISAPNNVVLLGTLPTHTSSSTWRDVKVFEDFAFIVSEASGHGMQVFDLKRLRDVSSPPETFIEDAHYSGFGNAHNIVINTESAYAYAVGTSTFSGGPHFIDISDPINPTAAGGYSNNNYSHDAQIVTYNGPDTDYIGREIFIGSNENVVAIVDITDKGNPIEISTISYPTIGYTHQGWFTEDQRYFLLGDETDEIGFGFNTRTLIFDFNDLDNPSLSFEYEGPTQAIDHNGYVVNDLFYLANYRAGMRVIDISSISDNSITEVGFFDTYPASNSASFNGGLWNVYPFFESGNIVLSGGGGFFLIALNENLAVEENLKSNTHISIYPNPATNELQLKSNEPIGGVVIYNLLGQEMLSQHLGVSGRINIEKLARGIYIVKTSKGSHRVILQ, via the coding sequence ATGAAAACTAAATCATCAATTACATTTTCTGTTATAATCGTACTATTACTTTCAATTAGTTATCCGCTATACTCCCAAATACCGTGTGAGAATGGTTTTGCTGGAGATTATCCATGTGATAGATATGGGTTGCAAGACCACCTCACAGAAAGCGATTTAGGGGCAAATTTTGTAAATGATAGCTGGGGATGGACAGATGAAACTACCGGTAAAGAATATGCTTTGATCGGACTAAACAATGGAACCGCTTTCATTGACATTTCGGCACCTAACAACGTTGTATTACTCGGAACGTTACCTACACACACTTCATCTAGCACTTGGAGAGATGTAAAAGTATTTGAAGATTTTGCCTTTATTGTAAGTGAAGCAAGTGGTCACGGAATGCAAGTATTTGATCTCAAAAGATTGAGAGACGTAAGTTCTCCGCCTGAAACTTTTATAGAAGACGCTCATTACAGTGGATTTGGTAATGCTCATAACATTGTTATTAATACAGAAAGTGCGTATGCATATGCTGTAGGTACATCAACTTTTAGTGGTGGCCCTCACTTTATTGATATTTCAGATCCTATCAACCCAACCGCTGCCGGGGGGTATTCTAACAATAATTATAGTCATGATGCGCAAATTGTAACTTACAATGGTCCAGATACAGACTATATTGGTAGAGAAATATTTATAGGAAGTAATGAAAATGTCGTTGCGATTGTAGATATCACGGATAAAGGAAATCCTATCGAAATTTCAACAATTTCATACCCTACCATTGGGTACACTCATCAAGGCTGGTTTACAGAAGATCAACGATATTTTTTACTAGGTGATGAAACTGATGAAATAGGTTTTGGCTTCAATACAAGAACGCTCATTTTTGATTTTAATGATCTTGACAACCCATCGCTCTCATTTGAATATGAAGGACCTACACAAGCTATAGACCATAATGGCTATGTGGTAAATGATCTATTTTATCTTGCAAACTACAGAGCAGGAATGCGGGTAATCGATATTTCTTCAATTTCTGATAATTCTATTACAGAGGTTGGATTTTTTGACACATATCCAGCTAGTAACTCTGCAAGTTTTAATGGTGGACTATGGAATGTATATCCCTTTTTTGAGAGTGGGAATATTGTTTTGAGTGGTGGTGGTGGATTTTTTCTTATAGCCCTCAATGAAAATTTAGCAGTTGAGGAAAATCTAAAATCCAATACACATATCAGTATTTACCCCAACCCGGCAACAAATGAATTACAATTAAAATCAAATGAACCTATCGGTGGGGTGGTCATCTATAATCTTCTTGGACAAGAAATGCTTAGTCAGCACTTGGGAGTATCGGGAAGAATAAATATTGAAAAATTAGCAAGAGGCATATATATAGTTAAAACTAGCAAAGGTTCACATCGCGTAATTCTACAATGA